From Ornithorhynchus anatinus isolate Pmale09 chromosome X3, mOrnAna1.pri.v4, whole genome shotgun sequence, the proteins below share one genomic window:
- the LOC114807552 gene encoding DBF4-type zinc finger-containing protein 2 homolog — translation MQGTCPGLPGAYPELRGPCPGPQEACPELRGPCPGLQGPCPELRGPCPGPQEVRPELRGTCPGLQGACPQLRDPCPGPQEVRPELRGPCPELQEACPELRGTCPGLQEACPELRGTCPGLQGPCPELRGPCPELQEACPELQGPCPGLQGACPQLRGPCPGPQEVCPELRGPCPELQEACPELRGTCPGLQEACPELRGTCPGLQGPCPELRGPCPELQEACPELRGTCPGPQEACPELRGPCPGPQGACPELRGPCPEPQEACPELRGTCPGLQEACPELRGTCPGPQGACPELRGPCPEPQEACPELRGPCPGPQEACPELRGPCPEPQEACPELRGPCPGPQEACPELRGPCPGPQEV, via the coding sequence ATGCAGGGCACGTGTCCTGGGCTGCCGGGGGCCTATCCGGAGCTGCGGGGCCCGTGTCCCGGGCCGCAAGAAGCCTGTCCCGAGTTGCGGGGCCCGTGTCCCGGGCTGCAGGGGCCCTGtcccgagctgcggggcccgTGTCCCGGGCCGCAAGAGGTGCGTCCCGAGTTGCGGGGCACGTGTCCCGGGCTGCAGGGGGCCTGTCCCCAGCTGCGGGACCCGTGTCCCGGGCCGCAAGAGGTGCGTCCCGAGTTGCGGGGCCCGTGTCCCGAGCTGCAAGAAGCCTGTCCCGAGCTGCGGGGCACGTGTCCCGGGCTGCAAGAGGCCTGTCCCGAGTTGCGGGGCACGTGTCCCGGGCTGCAAGGGCCCTGTCCTGAGTTGCGGGGCCCGTGTCCCGAGCTGCAAGAAGCCTGTCCCGAGCTGCAGGGCCCGTGTCCTGGGCTGCAAGGGGCCTGTCCCCAGCTGCGGGGCCCGTGTCCCGGGCCGCAAGAGGTGTGTCCCGAGTTGCGGGGCCCGTGTCCCGAGCTGCAAGAAGCCTGTCCCGAGCTGCGGGGCACGTGTCCCGGGCTGCAAGAGGCCTGTCCCGAGTTGCGGGGCACGTGTCCCGGGCTGCAAGGGCCCTGTCCTGAGTTGCGGGGCCCGTGTCCCGAGCTGCAAGAAGCCTGTCCCGAGTTGCGGGGCACGTGTCCCGGGCCGCAAGAGGCCTGTCCCGAGTTGCGGGGCCCGTGTCCCGGGCCGCAAGGGGCCTGTCCCGAGTTGCGGGGCCCGTGTCCCGAGCCGCAAGAAGCCTGTCCCGAGCTGCGGGGCACGTGTCCCGGGCTGCAAGAGGCCTGTCCCGAGTTGCGGGGCACGTGTCCCGGGCCGCAAGGGGCCTGTCCCGAGTTGCGGGGCCCGTGTCCCGAGCCGCAAGAAGCCTGtcccgagctgcggggcccgTGTCCCGGGCCGCAAGAGGCGTGTCCCGAGTTGCGGGGCCCGTGTCCCGAGCCGCAAGAGGCCTGtcccgagctgcggggcccgTGTCCCGGGCCGCAAGAGGCCTGtcccgagctgcggggcccgTGTCCCGGGCCGCAAGAGGTGTGA